Genomic window (Acipenser ruthenus chromosome 55, fAciRut3.2 maternal haplotype, whole genome shotgun sequence):
gcgtgtgtgtgcgtgcgtgcgtgcgtgcgtgtgtgtgtacgcGCACGTTCACAAGCTTTCACAGAAACATGAAACAAACACCCATACAAAACATTTTCAACCTCTTGAGTTTAGCATTTAGCATGAAACATCGAAAGAACCAGTAACAAAgggcctccctctctctctctctccctccctctctctctctccccctcccgccctccctctctcccccctttctctctctccctccctccctctctccccctccctctctccccctccctccctctctctcccccctcccgccttccctctctcccccctctctctcccccctcccgccttccctctctcccccctctctctccccccctcccgccctccctctctcccccctctctcgcCCCTCTCTtgccctccctctcccccctctctctcccccctccctctctcccccctctctctccccccctccctctctctcccccctcccgccttccctctctccccctctctctccccccctccctctctccccctccctctctctctcactctccctccctctctctcgctccccccctccccccctcccccctctctcttccctccctccctctctccccccctccctctctctcgctcccccctcccctccccctccccccctccccccctctctcctccctccctctctcccccctccctctctctcccccctcccgccttccctctctccccctctctctcccccctccctctctccccctccctctctctctgtcactctccctccctctcactctctctcactctccctccctctctctcgctcccccctccccccctcccccctctctcctccctccctccctctctcccccctccctctctctcgctccccccctcccctccccctcccccctccccccctctctcctccctccctctctcccccctccctctctctctcccctcccgccttccctctctccccctctctctcccccctccctctctctctgtcactctccctccctctcactctctctctccctccctctctctcgctccccctcccccctctctcctccctccctctctccccccctccctctctctcgctccccccctcccctccccctctcccccctctccctctccccctcccccctctctcctccctccctctctcccccctccctctctccccctccctctctctctctctccctctctccccctccctcctctctcctccctccctccctccctctctctctctctccctccctccctctctctcccccctccctctctccccctccctctccctctctccccctccccccctcactcctccctccctctctcccccctccctctctctcgctcccccccccctccctctctccccctccctctctctctctcctccccctcccccctctccctctctccccctccctcctctctcctccctccctccctccctctctctctctctccctccctccctccctctctctctctctccctccctcccctctctctcccccctccctctctccccctccctctccctctctccccctcccccctcactcctccctccctctctccccccctccctctctctcgctcccccccctccctctctccccctccctctctctctctctccccctcccccctctccctctctccccctccctcctctctcctccctccctccctccctccctctctctctctctccctccctccctccctctctctctctctccctccctccctctctctcccccctccctctctccccctcccctccccctctccccccctctccctctccccctcccccctctctcctccctccctctctccccctccctctctccccctccctctctctctctctccccctcccccctctccctctctccccctccctcctctctcctccctccctccctctctctctctctccctccctccctctctctcccccctccctctctccccctccctctccctctctccccctccccccctcactcctccctccctctctcccccctccctctctctcgctccccccccctctctccccctccctctctctctctctccccctcccccctctccctctctccccctccctcctctctcctccctccctccctccctctctctctctctccctccctccctccctctctctctctctccctccctccctctctctcccccctccctctctccccctccctctccctctctccccctcccccctctctcctccctccctctctccccccttcctctctccccctctcctccctcccagcACTGAACACATCTCCAGGATGAAGTCGACGGAGGGGATGAAGCCCCGGGACCTGCACAGGCAGAGTGAGGAGTACAACTCCATCTTCATCAGCCCGCAGTCCTACCAGAGCGCCCTGCTCGCTGCGGGAGCCAGCTTCAACGCAGCCGAGGCCATCCTCACTGACAAGGTCCTCacgcagggagagagggggagacacaggcagagacacagagacaccgGCAGTGacacatagagacacacagagacacaggcagagacacacagagacacaggcagagagacaggcagagacacacagatacacaggcagagagacagacagagacacaggcagagagacacagagacccAGTCGCACATAGCCATCAACGCAGTCATACAGACAGGCGGGTGTTTGGGaagttctgggggggggggggggggggcgactctTTTTATATAACAATCTGCGATTCTACTTCTCCTCCCCAGGTCAGGAACGCGGTGGCCATCGTCCGCCCCCCCCGGTCACCATGCCGAGCGAGACTCTGCCTGCGGGTTCTGTTTCTTCAACACTGTCGCGCTGACAGCTCGATACGCCCAGCGCCTGTCCGGGAGAGAACTGAGgtacacacccccccccccaccccccccacccccccaccccccagagcTCACAACTAATCCTTTGTGATTTATAAAACAGTACTTTCTGTGCAAATAACATGCCCTGGAATCTTCACAGATCCTTGACTGCGATTGGTTGGTTTCTCGTTTGCAGGGTTCTGATTCTGGATTGGGACGTTCACCATGGCAACGGAACGCAGCACATCTTTGAGGATGACCCCAGGTACCGTGAtctagtgatgcaaaacttgtggccaatCGCATTGTAATTTAAATTAATCACGAAAGACAGCAGGTCTGGCTGACGTTTGATCTTGTGTTGCAGCGTGCTGTACGTGTCGCTGCATCGCTATGACAACGGGCTCTTCTTCCCCTCCTCGGAGGATGCGGGTTCCGACCGggcggggagggggaggggtctgGGGTACAACGTCAACATCCCCTGGAACGCCAGCAAGATGGGCAACCCAGAATACATTGCGGCGTTCCAGAGAGTCGTCATGCCCATCGCATACCAGGTGAGTGACGAGGattcttcaatagaaacactaaaagaaacttcataaattcaacggcaagcctttcctctagaagtctctctcagcatcttcaatagaaacactaaaagaaacttcataaattcaatggcaagcgtttccactagaagtctttctcagcgtcttcaatagaaacactaaaagaaacttcataaattcaatggcaaacgtttccactagaagtctttctcagcgtcttcaatagaaacactaaaagaaacttcataaattcaacggcaagcgtttccactagaagtctctctcagcatcttcaatagaaacactaaaagaaacttcataaattcaatggcaagcgtttccactagaagtctttctcagcatcttcaatagaaacactaaaagaaacttcataaattcaatggcaaacgtttcaactaaaggtctctctcagtgtcttcaaaagACTAGTCGAAAAATTTGTCAGTGAATGTAGTTAGCATCATAATTGTTTTCTGTTATGTTGTCTTAAGATCAGttgtttaactgtgtgtgtgtctctgtctctgtgtgtgtgtgtacgcttGCAGTTTGACCCGGAGCTAGTTCTGGTGTCGGCCGGATTCGACGCAGCGCGCGGTGACCCGCTGGGCGGTTGTCATGTGACCCCGGAATGCTACGGTCACATGACCCACATGCTGCAAGCCTTGGCTGGAGGACGTGTGCTGATCGTGCTGGAGGTGAGAAACTTTACAGGAAAAACTGTGCAAGAAATAAGACTCCCTTCACTGTGTACTGATTCGGCAGATTTCAACTTTATGAAGCGAGATTCATTCATTATTTTCCGGTCCCAAGCAGTGCTGGAATAGACAAGTGGataattttaaaagtgttttttaaagactgttccctccctccttccctcccgcTCCCCCTCTCTCACAGGGTGGGTACAACCTCTCCTCTATCTCTGAGTCCATGTCCGTGTGTACCAGCGTTCTCTTGGGGGACAGCCCCCCCGACCTGGGTCAGCTGACCCCTCCCCACCCTAGCGCTGTCCAATCACTGCACAGCGTCCTGCGCACGCACCGATCACACTGGAGCGCCCTGCGACTCGCCGGTGAGTGTGGACGCTGTCTCTCTCACACTTGACCAGGCGTTGTGTGTCCTTTATTAGTGCTAGATGAATAAGTAAGTCATCATTAAGCACTGTTATGATTAAATTATAATTAAGCAATTtctctttttttggttttcattgGTTTCCCAGTTCCAGAAAGCGTGTCGTCAAGCTTGCCCACCCCCAGCCAGAAAGGTCAAAGGACCAAAGCCAAAAAGTCACCCAGACAGGAAGTGACCCCGCAGAAACGCTCGCCCGGAGAGGACACACACCCTTTGACCCCAGAAGGGGCGGCGACCCCTGACAACAGCCCCTCCGTGAGCCCTGCGGCCGTGGCAACGGTTGCCGACGACTCTGTTGATCAAATCACAGCGGGTCTGCAGTCAGTTGCCCTTGGAAACAGTCCTGAAAATCAGACCAATCAGAGCCCTGCTTCCGTGGCTGTGGGCGGAGCCAGGAGGAAAGTGAAACCCGCCTCCCCAGAGGGCGGGGGGAAAGGTCAAAGgaagaggtcgggtgggggtgaaAGTTCAAAGGGCACACCGTCGACCCCAGGAAAGACAGAGGTGGTGGAATTGAAAGAAAGTGCTGGGAAGATGGAAAGCACAGAGGTAGGATCAGGATGAAATAGTTTATAAGATTCTCAGTTGTCTTTTTAGAATCTGTTTCAAGGCTAGAAATaatactcccattgcacagcagtctgatctattcctggttttactgtgagcttaataaggagtcttatttccgtctaGAAAGTAGTTGCAGGTGGGGGTGGGTGTTTGTTAACTTCCAAAACATCAGCTGTCAAAATATCccaactatggccaaaagctttgcatcacctagaatttgaggattgagacagaattaaCATCATtttatgttaaggtaacattattcagcaggtttcattcgactttatgaagcaaaattagttcatagtatagggtgttgcaaaacttttggctcaGCTGGTATGTTTTTGTAGATGTTTCAGTTTCTTCTCTTTTGAacagcccccctccctccctgctgttGCCGGGGACGAAAAGGAGACGTTGCTGGAGCTGGCCTCTGGCTGGTCGACCCCCCTGAAGTCTCAGTCAATCTGTGAGGTGTTTTGCAAAACCCAGGATATGGAAGAGGTAAGGAGGGATTGTACTTGAAGAAGACTCatcactagaagtctttctcagcgtcttcaatagaaacactaaaagaaacttcataaattcaatggcaaacgtttccactagaagtctttctcagtgtcttcaatagaaacactacaagaaacttcataaattcaatggcaaacgtttccactagaagtctttctcagtgtcttcaatagaaacactaaaagaaacttcataaattcaacggcaaacgtttccactagaagtctttctcagtgtcttcaatagaaacactaaaagaaacttcataaattcaacggcaagcgtttccactagtagtctttctcagcgtctttcAGTGTTGAAAATGTTTCTCACTCATGTTTCTCATTCATTCACTGGTCTCTTACTGGTCCCATTAAAATGAGTGGGTGTGTGTCTGATTATCCACGAATGGGACAGGAGGCTAGCAGAGGCGGGAGTGCCAACTATTTCAGCCCTGGTAACACTGTGACTGTGCCCTTGCTTCCAGGGGACGATGTTCGCTGTGGAGCCGTTGCCATGGTGCCCGCACCTGGAGACGGTTAACCCCTTGCCTGCCGCGGGGCTGGATGTGTTCGGGCCATGCAGAGACTGTGGGAGCGAGGCTGAGAACTGGGTCTGTCTGGTGTGCTATCAGGTACAGGGGGTTATACCACTGCCAGACCTGGGGGGAGGATCATTCACAGGGGGGTTATACCACTGCCAGACCCAGGGGGGGAGGATCATTCACAGGGGGGTTATACCACTGCCAGACCCGGGGGGAGGATCATTCACAGGGGGGTTATACCACTGCCAGACCCGGGGGGGGAGGAGTCATTCACAGGGAGGTTATACCACTGCCAGACCTCGCGGGGGAGTGGGGGTCATTCACAGAAGACGAAAAAATGGGGGTAATATATATGTgatgttttggaaaaaaaaattcaaggatGTTGCACAGTTGCTGTTTTTCTTCACCCACTTGTTGCTTGGACCTTCAGGTGCACTGCGGTCGCTATGTCAACCAGCACATGATGGAACACAGACAGAGCTCCGCCCACATGCTGGTGTTGAGCTTCTCTGACCTGTCCGTCTGGTGCTACGGCTGTGAGGCCTACGTCCATCACCAGGTAAAAACACAGAGAGCCGGCCGCGTGAGCGAGCCTCAGACCAGAAACACTGGAACAAACCCAAAAcattcaatgacaagcgtttccactaggagtctctctcagcgtcttcaatagaaacactgaaagaaacttcataaattcaacggcaaacgtttccactagaagtctttctcagtgtcttcaatagaaacactgaaagaaacttcataaattcaatggcaaacgtttccactagaagtctttctcggcgtcttcaatagaaacactaaaagaaacttcataaattcaacagcaaacgtttccactagaagtctttctcagtgtcttcaatagaaacactaaaagaaacttcataaattcaacggcaaacgtttccactagaagtttttctcagcgtcttcaatagaaacactaaaagaaacttcataaattcaacggcaaacgtttccactagaagtctttctcagcgtcttcaatagaaacactaaaagaaacttcataaattcaatggcaaacgcttccactagaagtctttctcagcgtcttcaataagATTAATGGAGTTACTTTGTCAGCTACAATCACGTAAAACAGTTTGAAAccacctttctttcttttttataatttgCAGGTGCTTCACGATGCGAAGAACGCAGCACACAGGATCAAATTCGGAGAAAACATGCCgggacttcattaaaaaaaaaaaaaaaaaaatcaaagagaaGAAAATTGATTTCTTTGATCGCTACGGGACGttcaaaaaaaaaaggatcagaaTCGGAATCCTGCTGAGCTGGAAGAGTCTGCTGTCTTTTAGGTCACTGTCCACTCCAGTATTTTAAAATTTGAATCAGGTTGTTCTAAAGGTTCCGAGCTGTGCTGCCATGGCGATATATCTGCTTGGAACACTTGGTTAGCCAATGAGATCGCTCCTTCTATTCTTGCTGTTTTATAATGAAcgagactattattattattattattattattattattattattattattattattattattattattattatgcatactGTTGTAgttattttatcttattttttgtactgttaccaaaaaatatatgaaaacagtACTGGCAATATACATTCATTGCAGGGatggtaatcagactcctattgcacagcagtttcacccagtccaggttttactaccagcttgattagcccccagtgtgtctTAAAATAACCATTTCATGCATGGAATATTAAAAATAGCTGTTaggttttggacacataataactATGGGGTTAAACTCTTAGCAAAACCAGGATCGGATCACACTgcgatgcaataggagtcttgttgcCATCCCTGCGGTTTTGAAAGAATCGTTGTCATTTAGAGAATGTTGTTACTTCACTTGTCTTGTAAAAAGATTCCTTCCTGGTCCTCTCTCTGTTAACCTGTCTACTCAAATACAATCGAAGTTTTGCTAAACTAATTCACTGCTGATGtccagtttttttgtttaaaaatcttATATTGATAACCATTTTCCCCCCCCACAGAAAAagcacagcatggtaaagcatagggaagcattgtaaagcacagagaggtctggtaaagcatagggaagcattgtaaagcacagagaggtctgataaagcatagggaagcattgtaaagcacagagaggtgtggtaaagcatagggaagcattgtaaagcacagagaggtctggtaaagcatagggaagcattgtaaagcacagagaggtctggtaaagcatagggaagcattgtaaagcacagagaggtctggtaaagcatagggaagcattgtaaagcacagagaggtctggtaaagcatagggaagcattgtaaagcacagagaggtctggtaaagcatagggaagcattgtaaagcacagagaggtgtggtaaagcatagggaagcattgtaaagcacagagaggtctggtaaagcatagggaagcattgtaaagcacagagaggtctggtaaagcatagggaagcatggtaaagcacagagaggtctggtaaagcatagggaagcattgtaaagcacagagaggtgtggtaaagcatagggaagcattgtaaagcacagagaggtctggtaaagcatagggaagcattgtaaagcacatagaggtctggtaaagcatagggaagcattgtaaagcacagagaggtgtggtaaagcatagggaagcattgtaaagcacagagaggtctggtaaagcatagggaagcattgtaaagcacagagaggtgtggtaaagcatagggaagcattgtaaagcacagagaggtctggtaaagcatagggaagcattgtaaagcacagagaggtgtggtaaagcatagggaagcattgtaaagcacagagaggtgtggtaaagcatagggaagcattgtaaagcacagagaggtctggtaaagcatagggaagcattgtaaagcacagagaggtctggtaaagcatagggaagcattgtaaagcacagagaggtctggtaaagcatagggacacattgtaaagcacagagaggtctggtaaagcatagggaagcattgtaaagcacagagaggtgtggtaaagcatagggaagcattgtaaagcacagagaggtctggtaaagcatagggaagcattgtaaagcacagagaggtctggtaaagcatagggaagcattgtaaagcacagagaggtctggtacagcatagggaagcattgtaaagcacagagaggtgtggtaaagcatagggaagcattgtaaagcacagagaggtctggtaaagcatagggaagcattgtaaagcacagagaggtctggtaaagcatagggaagcattgtaaagcacagagaggtctggtaaagcatagggaagcattgtgaagcacagagaggtgtggtaaagcttagggaagcattgtaaagcacagagaggtgtggtaaagcatagggaagcattgtgaagcacagagaggtctggtaaagcatagggaagcattgtaaagcacagagaggtctggtaaagcatagggaagcattgtaaagcacagagaggtctggtaaagcatagggaagaattgtaaagcttTTATGTGTGGGAGGGATTTGAATTCACTTTTCTTTGTATGTCAGATACTAGGCATCTCCTTGGGAACCAGTAGAATTGCCATGGTAACTGTGTCTGTAGTCAGGGTTGCACAATGCAGGGCTTCAGGTGAGTGACATCACACACTCAGTTTAATCATCGTACCCGAAATGCATGTCCCAgctttcaatatactgtacaataaaacatgaaatccaCTGCATTGCAGTGCTTATAGGGAGGAGCTTGATAAAGAAatggagtctgtgtgtgtctgtgtgtctgtctgtttgtctgtgtgtgtctgtcagtctgtgtgtctgtctgtcagtctgtgtctgtgtctgtctgtgtgtctgtctgtttgtctgtgtgtgtctgtcagtctgtgtgtctgtctgtcagtctgtgtctgtgtctgtctgtgtgtgtgtctgtctgtgtgtgtgtatgtctgt
Coding sequences:
- the hdac6 gene encoding LOW QUALITY PROTEIN: histone deacetylase 6 (The sequence of the model RefSeq protein was modified relative to this genomic sequence to represent the inferred CDS: deleted 1 base in 1 codon), with the translated sequence MDSIPDPSNQRALRGSSRSPRSPGSASQSQKKVGKKGSQNSGLQEEKKKGRMNRSHGEEEMIKQLGHLDLRSSPVGVGTGLVFTEKCKEYSCLWDASHPECPDRLTAVMEKVEQYGLLSRCARVEERAATEEELLLVHSPEYVAQMRSTQHMGQEELQSLSDTFDSIYIHPESFHCACLAAGSVLQLVDTVMTAQLRNGFSIARPPGHHAQRDQMNGYCMFNNLAIAARYAKQRYHLTRILIVDWDVHHGQGLQYIFEDDPSVLVFSVHRYEDGRFWPHLQESDSTAVGKGKGEGFNINLPWNQPGMNDADYISAFQQLLLPVAYEFRPQLVLVAAGFDSVVGDPKGEMSATPACFAHLTHMLQLLAEGRLILSLEGGYNLRSTAEGVCACLKMLLGDPCPRLESPFSPCQSALDSISKTVAAHRKHWKCLQVLEQGQETGSCDLNPGPAVESDAVLDRSMREVMRGLPPARTGLVYDERMKEHHNMWDSHHPELPQRISRIFSRHEELGLVSRCQRIPARHASEEELALCHGTEHISRMKSTEGMKPRDLHRQSEEYNSIFISPQSYQSALLAAGASFNAAEAILTDKVRNAVAIVRPPGHHAERDSACGFCFFNTVALTARYAQRLSGRELRVLILDWDVHHGNGTQHIFEDDPSVLYVSLHRYDNGLFFPSSEDAGSDRAGRGRGLGYNVNIPWNASKMGNPEYIAAFQRVVMPIAYQFDPELVLVSAGFDAARGDPLGGCHVTPECYGHMTHMLQALAGGRVLIVLEGGYNLSSISESMSVCTSVLLGDSPPDLGQLTPPHPSAVQSLHSVLRTHRSHWSALRLAVPESVSSSLPTPSQKGQRTKAKKSPRQEVTPQKRSPGEDTHPLTPEGAATPDNSPSVSPAAVATVADDSVDQITAGLQSVALGNSPENQTNQSPASVAVGGARRKVKPASPEGGGKGQRKRSGGGESSKGTPSTPGKTEVVELKESAGKMESTEPPSLPAVAGDEKETLLELASGWSTPLKSQSICEVFCKTQDMEEGTMFAVEPLPWCPHLETVNPLPAAGLDVFGPCRDCGSEAENWVCLVCYQVHCGRYVNQHMMEHRQSSAHMLVLSFSDLSVWCYGCEAYVHHQVLHDAKNAAHRIKFGENMPGLH